A single genomic interval of Microbacterium sp. zg-Y1090 harbors:
- a CDS encoding nitroreductase family protein has product MLDRTATTDAPILDVLASRWSTRVFDAEAPIDEAALASALEAARWAPSANNSQPWRFIVARRGTAAHDAVVATLMGFNQAWAAAASALVVFAAATSHDGTPLAWAAYDTGQAAAHFTVQAHASGLHTHQMGGFDRDALAAAFDLDSDLMPVTVMAVGTLGDVAAAPEALRERENAPRVRLPLTELLAVDA; this is encoded by the coding sequence ATGCTCGACCGCACCGCCACCACCGACGCCCCCATCCTCGATGTGCTCGCCTCCCGATGGAGTACACGGGTCTTCGACGCCGAGGCACCCATCGACGAGGCGGCCCTCGCCAGCGCGCTCGAAGCCGCACGCTGGGCGCCGTCGGCCAACAACTCCCAGCCGTGGCGCTTCATCGTCGCCCGTCGCGGCACCGCCGCGCACGACGCCGTCGTGGCCACCCTCATGGGCTTCAACCAGGCCTGGGCGGCTGCGGCATCCGCGCTGGTCGTCTTCGCCGCCGCCACCAGCCACGACGGCACGCCCCTCGCCTGGGCCGCTTACGACACCGGCCAGGCAGCCGCGCACTTCACGGTGCAGGCCCACGCCTCCGGCCTGCACACCCACCAGATGGGCGGTTTCGACCGCGACGCGCTCGCGGCGGCCTTCGACCTGGACTCCGATCTGATGCCGGTCACCGTCATGGCGGTCGGCACGCTGGGCGACGTCGCCGCCGCGCCCGAGGCGCTGCGCGAGCGCGAGAACGCACCGCGCGTGCGCCTGCCGCTGACGGAGCTGCTCGCCGTCGACGCCTGA
- the rraA gene encoding ribonuclease E activity regulator RraA — protein MTIATADLYDQRGDELDSVALQFHDFGGHTAFDGPVRTIRCHRDNALVKQTLATPGDGAVLVIDGAGSLESALVGDRIAASAVENGWAGLIVHGAVRDREALAALPIGVKALGSNPRTSAKMGVGEIDVHVTIAGIVFATGKHVWADADGVLVER, from the coding sequence ATGACCATCGCGACCGCAGACCTCTACGACCAGCGCGGCGACGAGCTCGACTCCGTCGCCCTCCAATTCCACGACTTCGGCGGGCACACCGCCTTCGACGGCCCGGTGCGCACCATCCGCTGCCACCGCGACAACGCCCTCGTGAAGCAGACGCTCGCCACCCCCGGCGACGGTGCCGTGCTCGTCATCGACGGTGCGGGCTCGCTCGAATCGGCCCTCGTGGGCGACCGCATCGCGGCATCCGCCGTCGAGAACGGCTGGGCCGGCCTCATCGTGCACGGTGCCGTGCGCGACCGCGAGGCGCTGGCTGCGCTGCCGATCGGCGTCAAGGCGCTCGGTTCGAACCCGCGCACGAGCGCGAAGATGGGCGTCGGCGAGATCGACGTGCACGTGACGATCGCGGGCATCGTCTTCGCCACCGGCAAGCACGTCTGGGCCGACGCCGACGGCGTGCTCGTCGAGCGCTGA
- a CDS encoding VOC family protein, with the protein MLRDAPSFSGFSVDDIDAALAFYRDTLGLDASLGEMGIVHLHLAGGGQAIAYPKRDHEPATFTILNFVVDDVDAAVDDLQQRGVETKIYSDPDFGTDERGIARGNGGPAIAWFRDPAGNVLSVLEDG; encoded by the coding sequence GTGCTCAGAGACGCTCCCAGCTTCAGCGGCTTCTCGGTGGACGACATCGACGCCGCCCTCGCCTTCTACCGCGACACCCTCGGCCTCGACGCGTCGCTCGGTGAGATGGGCATCGTCCACCTCCATCTGGCCGGCGGCGGTCAGGCGATCGCGTACCCCAAGCGCGACCATGAGCCGGCGACGTTCACGATCCTCAACTTCGTCGTCGACGACGTGGATGCCGCGGTCGACGACCTGCAGCAGCGCGGCGTCGAGACGAAGATCTACAGCGACCCCGACTTCGGCACCGATGAGCGGGGCATCGCGCGCGGCAACGGCGGCCCGGCGATCGCGTGGTTCCGCGATCCCGCCGGCAACGTGCTGAGCGTGCTCGAGGACGGCTGA
- a CDS encoding ABC transporter permease, with product MSTAPSFAQSVWLVAEREIGSKLRSKAFLISTGILFLIALAGVVWGGFAAQQDSRTTVAVTSDTAAVVAPLESIVDATEVGSADEARDLVREGEVDAAIVPGGDGFGFTVVGDDSVPSGLMTALSTSPPVELLQTDSDDADGLLRYIISLLFGAVFFMAALTFGTTISQSVVEEKATRVVELLISAVPTRALLAGKVVGNTVLAMGQIIGLAAVSVVGLTVTGQAELLSGLGAPLVWFAVFFLFGFVLLASLFAAAAAMVSRQEDIGSTTTPLTFLVMAPYFLAIFFNDNPTVMTIMSYVPFSAPVGMPVRIFFGDAQWWEPLVSLVILLITCVGAIWVGAKIYENSILRMGARVHLKEALKG from the coding sequence GTGAGCACCGCACCCTCCTTCGCCCAGAGCGTCTGGCTCGTCGCCGAGCGTGAGATCGGCTCGAAGCTGCGCAGCAAGGCGTTCCTCATCTCCACCGGCATCCTGTTCCTCATCGCCCTCGCCGGCGTGGTCTGGGGCGGGTTCGCCGCCCAGCAGGACAGCCGCACCACCGTGGCCGTCACGTCCGACACCGCTGCCGTCGTGGCACCGCTGGAGTCCATCGTCGACGCGACGGAGGTCGGCTCGGCCGATGAGGCCCGCGATCTCGTCCGCGAGGGCGAGGTGGATGCCGCGATCGTGCCGGGAGGCGACGGGTTCGGCTTCACCGTCGTCGGCGACGACTCCGTGCCCTCCGGGCTGATGACGGCGCTGAGCACGTCACCGCCGGTGGAACTGCTGCAGACCGATTCGGATGACGCCGACGGCCTGCTGCGCTACATCATCTCGCTGCTCTTCGGCGCGGTGTTCTTCATGGCCGCGCTGACCTTCGGCACGACGATCTCTCAGAGCGTCGTCGAAGAGAAGGCCACGCGCGTCGTGGAGCTCCTGATCTCGGCCGTCCCCACCCGGGCCCTGCTGGCCGGCAAGGTCGTCGGAAACACGGTGCTCGCGATGGGGCAGATCATCGGCCTGGCGGCGGTCTCCGTGGTGGGCCTGACCGTCACCGGGCAGGCGGAGCTGCTGTCGGGCCTGGGCGCGCCGCTGGTGTGGTTCGCGGTGTTCTTCCTCTTCGGCTTCGTGCTGCTCGCGTCGCTGTTCGCCGCGGCCGCCGCGATGGTCTCGCGGCAGGAGGACATCGGCTCCACCACGACGCCGCTGACCTTCCTCGTCATGGCGCCGTACTTCTTGGCGATCTTCTTCAACGACAACCCCACCGTCATGACGATCATGTCGTACGTGCCGTTCTCCGCCCCCGTCGGGATGCCGGTGCGCATCTTCTTCGGCGACGCGCAGTGGTGGGAGCCGCTCGTGTCGCTGGTGATCCTGCTCATCACCTGCGTCGGCGCGATCTGGGTGGGCGCCAAGATCTACGAGAACTCGATCCTGCGGATGGGCGCCCGCGTGCACCTCAAGGAGGCGCTGAAGGGCTGA
- a CDS encoding ABC transporter ATP-binding protein, which produces MLELTGITKSYGGRRVLDDVGFTVAPGRLTGFVGGNGAGKTTTMRIILGVLAKDAGTVTLDGAPVTAADRRRFGYMPEERGLYPKMKVLEHIVYLARLHGFSKADATTRATALLEELGLGERLNDNVETLSLGNQQRAQIAAALVHDPQVLILDEPFSGLDPLAVDVVAAVLQARAAQGAAVLFSSHQLDVVERLCDDLVIIAGGTIRAAGSRDGLRAAHSTRRFELVSAGDAGWLREEPGITVLEFDGGYALFDADSDATVQTVLRRAVAAGDVASFAPRHPSLAQIFKEVIQ; this is translated from the coding sequence ATGCTCGAATTGACCGGGATCACCAAGAGCTACGGCGGACGCCGTGTGCTCGACGACGTCGGCTTCACCGTCGCCCCCGGGCGACTGACCGGCTTCGTCGGCGGCAACGGCGCCGGCAAGACCACGACCATGCGCATCATCCTGGGCGTGCTGGCGAAGGATGCCGGCACGGTCACCCTCGACGGCGCGCCCGTCACCGCGGCCGACCGGCGCCGCTTCGGGTACATGCCCGAAGAGCGCGGCCTGTACCCGAAGATGAAGGTGCTCGAGCACATCGTCTACCTCGCCCGCCTGCACGGGTTCTCGAAGGCGGATGCCACCACCCGTGCGACCGCCCTGCTCGAGGAGCTGGGCCTCGGCGAGCGGCTGAACGACAACGTCGAGACCCTGTCGCTCGGCAACCAGCAGCGCGCGCAGATCGCCGCCGCGCTGGTGCACGACCCGCAGGTGCTGATCCTCGACGAGCCGTTCTCGGGCCTGGACCCGCTGGCCGTCGACGTCGTCGCCGCCGTGCTGCAGGCCCGCGCCGCCCAGGGCGCCGCGGTGCTGTTCTCCTCGCACCAGCTCGACGTCGTCGAGCGCCTGTGCGACGACCTCGTGATCATCGCCGGCGGCACCATCCGCGCTGCCGGGTCCCGCGACGGCCTGCGCGCCGCCCACTCCACCCGCCGGTTCGAACTCGTTTCCGCCGGCGATGCCGGCTGGCTGCGCGAGGAGCCGGGCATCACCGTGCTCGAGTTCGACGGGGGCTACGCCCTCTTCGACGCCGACTCCGACGCCACCGTGCAGACGGTGCTGCGGCGCGCCGTCGCCGCGGGCGACGTGGCAAGCTTCGCCCCCCGGCATCCGTCCCTCGCCCAGATCTTCAAGGAGGTCATCCAGTGA
- a CDS encoding NADPH-dependent FMN reductase, whose protein sequence is MTERTIGYIVGSISSTSINRRLAMALEHLAPQDTTLVEIPIADLPFFSVDIENDMPPAAREFKDAIDRVDGVIIVTPEYSRSIPGVLKNALDWAARPYGQGSFDGKPTAVIGTSGGGIATAAAQQHLKAILSHFNAPTLGQPEGYVQSTPGLFTETGEVTSDETAAFLTAYLSAFVALIERYAPVPAAV, encoded by the coding sequence ATGACCGAGCGCACCATCGGCTACATCGTCGGCAGCATCTCGTCCACGTCGATCAACCGCCGCCTGGCGATGGCACTCGAGCACCTCGCGCCGCAGGACACCACCCTCGTGGAGATCCCGATCGCCGACCTGCCGTTCTTCTCCGTCGACATCGAGAACGACATGCCCCCGGCGGCGCGCGAGTTCAAGGACGCCATCGACCGCGTCGACGGCGTGATCATCGTCACGCCCGAGTACAGCCGCTCGATCCCCGGCGTGCTGAAGAACGCGCTGGACTGGGCGGCCCGCCCCTACGGGCAGGGCTCGTTCGACGGCAAGCCCACCGCCGTGATCGGCACCTCGGGCGGGGGCATCGCCACCGCCGCCGCGCAGCAGCACCTCAAGGCGATCCTGAGCCACTTCAACGCCCCGACGCTCGGCCAGCCCGAAGGCTACGTGCAGTCGACGCCCGGCCTGTTCACCGAAACCGGCGAGGTCACCAGCGACGAGACCGCGGCGTTCCTCACGGCGTACCTGAGCGCGTTCGTGGCGCTGATCGAGCGCTACGCGCCGGTGCCCGCCGCCGTCTGA